CGCGGAGGCTGGCGAGCCATGCCAGTCCGTCGCCGCGAAAACCCTGGTCGATGACCAGGCACATTCGGCTTGTGGGGCGTTCGGCGTCGCCGCGAACGTCGAACCCTTCGAGCGTCAGCGAAAACCGGAGTGCGGAAAGAAGGGCAGGATCGCTCGCGAAGAGTATCACAGGGTGGTCCATGTCCTTCCTCCGTTGCCCGGAGCCGCGGTCAGGCAGCCTTCTTCCAGTTGGGTTCCAGCGTCACGTGCGGCGGGCACTCGGCCACCGGGCCGACGGGCAGGCCGGCAAGCTCGTTGGCGAAGCCGTGGTTGACGTCGCGGTGGTGCGCTTCGTCGGCGCGAACCACCAGGACGACATCGCGTAGCGTCGCATCGGCGGGGAGGCCCCAATAGTCCTTCGCGATTTTCGGTGCCGGCACATTGGCGCTGCGGCCTTCGTCGATCTCGGCGAGATAATGCGTGTAGCTGATCACCGCCTCTTCCTCGAAATAGCCCACGACGCGGTGCGCAGTCTTGGAACTGATCAGGTAGAGCGCGAAGAAGCAGACATAGAACACCCACTGCACCCCGATGAT
The Sphingopyxis macrogoltabida genome window above contains:
- a CDS encoding alternative oxidase: MTAPFIDLSVHHNPKGMSDRVAYGFTKVLRWCADTFFAERYGHRAVVLETVAAVPGMVGATINHLACLRRMCDDKGWIKTLMDEAENERMHLMTFIEISKPTLFERAVIIGVQWVFYVCFFALYLISSKTAHRVVGYFEEEAVISYTHYLAEIDEGRSANVPAPKIAKDYWGLPADATLRDVVLVVRADEAHHRDVNHGFANELAGLPVGPVAECPPHVTLEPNWKKAA